In the Sphingomonas sp. LM7 genome, one interval contains:
- a CDS encoding cation:proton antiporter, translating into MEGHGDLSLLRDGVILLGFALVFVLIFRRLGLGATLGYLVAGAIVGPQVLGLVGDAEGKMGFAEFGIALLLFLVGLELSPSRLWRMRHDIFGFGLLQVTLCGLAIALIVGMTTNATIAAALALGLPLALSSTAQVLPMLQSQGRMRTPIGERTFSNLLFQDLSIVPLITIIAALSRNPEDAAGPPGWLLGLYTVVAVVGLILAGRFLLRPLFKLIGNLGEREMFVFAGLFAVIASAALMETLGLSTALGAFIAGVMLADTPYRHEIEADVEPFRSILLGLFFLAVGMALDLTAIAERPLFVLGMALALVATKAAIITLLARMFRMAWRQALAVGLLLSQGGEFGFVLFAQAQNAQLILPEAASLFGAIVTLSMATTPFLMMITQRLRAEPALSADGLDGPRQDGANAVVVGYGRFGQTVAQMLIGQGVPVTLIDTDVEMIQTAGDFGMKVYYGDGTRLDLLRLAGAADAELLLFCQDGDGMDTEQLEAIHHAFPDATIFVRAYDRRSVMRMKGAPIAGAVRELLESAIVMARRAMGAIGVNEQEIDKTEAEYRRRDYERLKVQKETGDLRAGIDGMFSQAAQAAATEADLANR; encoded by the coding sequence ATGGAGGGCCATGGCGACCTGTCGCTGCTGCGCGACGGCGTGATCCTGCTCGGCTTCGCATTGGTCTTCGTGCTGATCTTCCGCCGGCTCGGGCTGGGTGCGACGCTGGGCTATCTTGTCGCCGGGGCGATCGTCGGGCCGCAGGTGCTCGGGCTGGTCGGCGATGCCGAGGGCAAGATGGGCTTCGCCGAATTCGGCATCGCGCTGCTGCTGTTCCTGGTCGGGCTCGAATTGAGCCCCAGCCGGCTGTGGCGGATGCGGCACGACATTTTCGGCTTCGGCCTGCTGCAGGTCACGTTGTGCGGGCTCGCCATCGCGCTGATCGTTGGGATGACCACCAATGCGACCATCGCCGCGGCGCTCGCGCTCGGCCTGCCGCTGGCACTGTCGTCGACTGCGCAGGTGCTGCCGATGCTGCAGTCGCAGGGGCGGATGCGCACACCGATCGGCGAGCGGACCTTTTCGAACCTGCTGTTCCAGGACCTGTCGATCGTTCCGCTGATCACGATCATCGCGGCGCTGTCGCGCAATCCCGAGGACGCCGCGGGCCCGCCGGGCTGGCTGCTGGGGCTCTATACGGTGGTCGCGGTGGTCGGGCTGATCCTTGCCGGGCGCTTCCTGCTGCGGCCCCTTTTCAAGCTGATCGGCAATCTGGGCGAGCGCGAGATGTTCGTTTTCGCCGGGCTGTTCGCCGTGATCGCCAGCGCCGCGTTGATGGAGACGCTGGGGCTTTCGACTGCGCTGGGCGCGTTCATCGCCGGCGTGATGCTGGCCGACACGCCATATCGCCATGAGATTGAAGCCGATGTCGAGCCGTTCCGATCAATCCTGCTCGGGCTGTTCTTCCTCGCGGTCGGCATGGCGCTCGACTTGACGGCGATCGCCGAGCGGCCGCTGTTCGTGCTCGGCATGGCGCTGGCGCTGGTTGCGACCAAGGCGGCGATCATCACGCTGCTGGCCCGCATGTTCCGCATGGCGTGGCGGCAGGCGCTCGCAGTCGGGCTGTTGCTCAGCCAGGGCGGCGAATTCGGCTTCGTGCTGTTCGCCCAGGCGCAGAACGCCCAACTGATCCTGCCCGAGGCGGCGAGCCTGTTCGGCGCGATCGTCACGCTTTCGATGGCGACCACGCCGTTCCTGATGATGATCACCCAACGGCTGCGCGCCGAGCCCGCGTTGAGCGCCGACGGGCTCGACGGGCCGCGCCAGGACGGCGCCAATGCCGTCGTCGTCGGCTATGGCCGGTTCGGTCAGACCGTGGCGCAGATGCTGATCGGGCAGGGCGTGCCGGTGACGCTGATCGATACCGATGTCGAGATGATCCAGACCGCCGGCGATTTCGGGATGAAGGTCTATTATGGCGACGGCACGCGGCTGGACCTGCTGCGGCTGGCCGGTGCCGCCGATGCCGAGCTGCTGCTGTTCTGCCAGGATGGCGACGGCATGGACACAGAGCAGCTGGAGGCGATCCACCACGCCTTTCCCGACGCGACGATCTTCGTGCGCGCCTATGATCGCCGTTCGGTGATGCGGATGAAGGGGGCGCCGATCGCCGGCGCAGTGCGCGAGCTGCTGGAAAGCGCGATCGTGATGGCGCGCCGGGCGATGGGCGCGATCGGCGTCAACGAGCAGGAGATCGACAAGACCGAGGCCGAATATCGCCGCCGCGATTACGAGCGGCTCAAGGTCCAGAAGGAGACCGGCGACCTGCGCGCGGGGATCGACGGGATGTTCAGCCAGGCGGCGCAGGCCGCGGCGACCGAAGCGGATCTCGCAAACCGGTGA
- a CDS encoding CvpA family protein: protein MALTGLDIVVLLAIGGAAVLGFIRGFVTEVLALGAWLAVVLALKLFHSPLAEAMSGAVGTAQGGAVLAFAILSGVTYFGGRLVANTIGSRMRDSFLGPIDRALGFGFGALKGLVLVSIGFLLLVLVFDTVGGGPTGRPDWITRSTTYPLLDKSSATVADFVDRRRKGEPVFGGNESEPVRNASGAPAR from the coding sequence ATGGCTTTGACTGGACTCGATATCGTCGTGCTGCTCGCGATCGGCGGGGCGGCGGTGCTGGGGTTCATCCGCGGGTTCGTGACCGAGGTGCTGGCGCTGGGCGCGTGGCTCGCAGTGGTGCTGGCGCTCAAGCTGTTCCATTCGCCGCTGGCCGAGGCGATGTCCGGCGCAGTCGGCACTGCGCAGGGCGGCGCGGTGCTGGCGTTCGCGATCCTCTCGGGCGTGACCTATTTCGGCGGACGACTGGTGGCGAACACGATCGGCTCGCGGATGCGCGACAGCTTCCTGGGCCCGATCGACCGCGCGCTGGGGTTCGGCTTCGGGGCATTGAAGGGGCTGGTGCTGGTGAGCATCGGCTTCCTGCTGCTGGTGCTGGTGTTCGACACGGTCGGCGGCGGCCCGACCGGGCGGCCCGACTGGATCACGCGTTCGACCACCTATCCGCTGCTCGACAAATCGAGTGCGACGGTGGCGGATTTCGTCGACCGGCGGCGCAAGGGCGAGCCGGTGTTCGGCGGCAATGAGAGCGAACCCGTGCGGAATGCGAGCGGGGCGCCTGCCAGGTAA
- a CDS encoding diacylglycerol kinase, whose protein sequence is MKNRPFRDRMGFALEGIRTGWAREASFRTQTALAGCALLALIVLRPAPVWWGLVAVTCALVLALELLNSAMEAVIDLLHPGIHPAVKVAKDMLAGAVLAISIAAVVVAVAMVVETGPRFLTEIGL, encoded by the coding sequence GTGAAGAACCGGCCTTTCCGCGACCGCATGGGCTTTGCGCTGGAAGGCATTCGCACCGGCTGGGCGCGCGAGGCGAGCTTTCGCACGCAGACCGCGCTGGCGGGGTGCGCGCTGCTGGCGCTGATCGTGCTGAGGCCAGCACCGGTCTGGTGGGGGCTCGTCGCAGTGACCTGTGCGCTGGTGCTCGCGCTCGAGCTGCTCAATTCGGCGATGGAGGCCGTGATCGACTTGCTCCACCCGGGCATTCATCCTGCGGTCAAGGTGGCGAAGGACATGCTGGCCGGTGCAGTGCTGGCGATCAGCATCGCCGCGGTCGTGGTGGCGGTGGCGATGGTGGTGGAGACCGGGCCGCGATTCCTGACGGAGATCGGATTGTGA
- a CDS encoding DUF423 domain-containing protein yields MVTIFAALSGALAVAAGAFGAHGVDGQAAEWLRTGGQYQLIHAVAALVAVRMGAKGPAWLFVGGAAVFAGTLYLMALGLPRWLGAVTPIGGVGMILGWLWLAVVAARKQG; encoded by the coding sequence CTGGTGACGATCTTTGCCGCGCTGTCCGGTGCATTGGCAGTAGCGGCAGGCGCGTTCGGGGCGCATGGCGTGGACGGGCAGGCGGCGGAATGGCTGCGCACCGGCGGGCAGTATCAGCTGATCCATGCGGTGGCGGCGCTGGTCGCGGTGCGGATGGGCGCGAAGGGGCCGGCCTGGCTGTTCGTCGGCGGCGCGGCGGTGTTCGCCGGGACGCTGTACCTGATGGCGCTTGGCCTGCCGCGCTGGCTGGGTGCGGTCACCCCGATCGGGGGCGTAGGAATGATCCTCGGCTGGCTGTGGCTCGCGGTGGTGGCAGCGCGCAAGCAAGGTTGA
- a CDS encoding lipocalin family protein has product MKQSTALSIATGVAAAALGGLFLYSRATRPPVINPDVPEPAKPVDLTRYLGKWYELARHENRFQKGLDAVTAEYTLREDGKIGVFNSGCQGGPQGERSAVEGRAIVVDDATNAKLKVSFFGPLYTGDYWVLDHGDDYDWSIVGEPSGRYLWLLSRDAKPAPAVAEALLRRVEALGYDRWALRVTRQE; this is encoded by the coding sequence ATGAAGCAATCGACTGCGCTTTCGATCGCCACCGGCGTCGCCGCTGCCGCCTTGGGTGGCCTGTTCCTCTATTCGCGCGCCACTCGGCCGCCGGTGATCAATCCGGATGTGCCCGAGCCGGCCAAGCCGGTGGATCTCACTCGCTATCTCGGCAAATGGTATGAACTGGCGCGGCACGAGAACCGTTTCCAGAAGGGGCTCGACGCCGTCACCGCGGAATATACGCTGCGCGAAGACGGCAAGATCGGCGTCTTCAACAGCGGCTGCCAGGGCGGGCCGCAAGGCGAGCGCAGTGCCGTCGAAGGCCGCGCGATCGTCGTCGACGATGCGACCAACGCCAAGCTCAAGGTCTCGTTCTTCGGGCCGCTCTACACCGGGGACTATTGGGTGCTCGACCATGGTGACGACTATGACTGGTCGATCGTCGGCGAGCCGAGCGGGCGCTATCTCTGGCTGCTGAGCCGCGACGCGAAACCGGCGCCCGCGGTGGCCGAGGCGCTGCTCAGGCGCGTCGAGGCGTTGGGCTATGATCGCTGGGCGCTGCGGGTGACGCGGCAGGAGTGA
- a CDS encoding DUF6894 family protein — protein MPLYYFEIHDGANDIAPTTEDLADLDAARERAMGLLADLLRWSPASIWAGNDVRVEVLSTDRLLLFQLFAFASVSAAGRQLGA, from the coding sequence ATGCCGCTCTATTATTTCGAAATCCATGACGGCGCGAACGACATCGCGCCGACCACCGAGGATCTTGCCGACCTGGATGCCGCGCGCGAGCGAGCAATGGGGTTGTTGGCCGATTTGCTGCGCTGGAGCCCGGCGAGCATCTGGGCGGGGAATGACGTGCGCGTCGAAGTGTTGAGCACAGACCGGCTGCTGCTGTTCCAGCTCTTCGCCTTCGCAAGCGTCAGCGCGGCGGGGCGGCAGCTGGGCGCCTAG
- a CDS encoding glycosyltransferase family 1 protein → MQPFNLRVAMFSGNYNYVRDGANQALNMLAGHLLRQGVTLRVYSPTTDTPAFPPTGDLVSVPALPVPGGRAEYKFAWHLPRTTREDLATFKPNLVHVSAPEVLGHRAVSWARDNGIATVASLHTRFETYPAYYGIGFLAPLMIKGLTRFYNRVDQVVTPGESTAELLREWGVTKPIRIWSRGVDHARFNPARRDLEWRRSLGIADDEFALGFLGRLVLEKGLDIFADVCAALRERGVRHRVLVIGDGPARDWFAERVPDAAFAGFQRGDDLGRAVASMDVLFNPSVTETFGNVTLEAMACGVPVVAARATGAVDLIEDGVNGFLVPPRDCEAYADAISRLVADPALHKAQGAAGYAKAQAYQWDAINQKVLDTYLEVMARRG, encoded by the coding sequence ATGCAACCTTTCAACCTCCGCGTCGCCATGTTCAGCGGCAATTACAATTACGTCCGCGACGGCGCGAACCAGGCGCTCAACATGCTCGCCGGCCATTTGCTGCGTCAGGGCGTCACGCTGCGGGTCTATTCGCCGACCACCGATACGCCTGCCTTCCCGCCCACCGGCGACCTGGTCAGCGTTCCCGCGCTTCCCGTCCCGGGCGGGCGTGCCGAATACAAGTTCGCCTGGCATCTGCCGCGCACGACGCGCGAAGACCTCGCCACCTTCAAGCCCAATCTCGTCCATGTCTCGGCACCCGAAGTGCTCGGCCACCGCGCCGTCAGCTGGGCGCGCGACAACGGCATCGCCACCGTCGCCTCGCTCCACACCCGCTTCGAGACCTATCCCGCCTATTACGGCATCGGCTTTCTCGCGCCGCTGATGATCAAGGGGCTGACCCGCTTCTACAACCGCGTCGATCAGGTCGTCACGCCCGGCGAGTCCACCGCCGAGCTCCTGCGCGAATGGGGCGTCACCAAGCCGATCCGCATCTGGTCGCGCGGTGTGGACCATGCCCGCTTCAACCCCGCGCGCCGCGATCTCGAATGGCGCCGCAGCCTCGGCATCGCCGATGATGAATTCGCTCTCGGCTTCCTCGGCCGGCTGGTGCTTGAGAAGGGCCTCGACATCTTCGCCGACGTTTGCGCCGCACTGCGCGAGCGCGGCGTCCGCCACCGGGTGCTGGTGATCGGCGACGGCCCCGCGCGCGACTGGTTCGCCGAGCGCGTTCCCGACGCGGCGTTCGCGGGCTTCCAGCGCGGCGACGATCTTGGCCGTGCCGTCGCCTCGATGGACGTGCTGTTCAATCCGTCGGTCACCGAGACCTTCGGCAATGTGACGCTGGAGGCAATGGCCTGCGGCGTGCCCGTCGTGGCGGCGCGCGCCACCGGCGCCGTCGATCTGATCGAGGACGGCGTAAACGGCTTCCTTGTCCCCCCTCGCGACTGCGAAGCCTATGCCGACGCGATCTCCCGTCTCGTCGCCGATCCCGCGCTTCACAAGGCGCAGGGAGCCGCCGGCTACGCCAAGGCGCAGGCCTACCAATGGGATGCAATCAACCAGAAAGTGCTCGACACCTATCTGGAGGTGATGGCGCGCCGCGGCTGA
- a CDS encoding iron-sulfur cluster assembly scaffold protein translates to MNAPLYNTQILRLAAEIPFHERLVAPMASVEKRSPVCGSRVTVDIDLDDAGRVSAVGMLVRACALGQASASLMGAHVIGRSADEIAAARDALAAWLAGERPTPPDWPGLEIFAPALEHRGRHASIRLAFEAAAEAAAGAAR, encoded by the coding sequence ATGAACGCGCCCCTGTACAATACGCAAATCCTGCGGCTCGCCGCCGAGATCCCCTTTCACGAGCGGCTCGTGGCGCCGATGGCGTCGGTCGAGAAGCGTTCGCCGGTGTGCGGGAGCCGTGTGACCGTGGATATCGACCTGGATGACGCGGGCCGCGTTTCGGCCGTGGGGATGCTGGTGCGGGCGTGCGCGCTCGGCCAGGCATCGGCATCGCTGATGGGCGCGCATGTGATCGGGCGCAGCGCGGACGAGATCGCCGCGGCGCGCGACGCGCTGGCCGCCTGGCTTGCGGGCGAGCGCCCGACGCCGCCCGACTGGCCGGGGCTGGAGATATTCGCGCCCGCCCTCGAGCATCGCGGGCGGCATGCCTCGATCCGGCTCGCGTTCGAAGCGGCGGCGGAAGCCGCGGCCGGGGCGGCGCGCTGA
- a CDS encoding ATP-binding protein, whose protein sequence is MGLHALYNVQMVWRAIRMVLLAVGLMLAPAALARAPDTPATLIAAAKQDMMVNPRAALRDADGARRLLAGSSGDAADLSRATADWLRAEALSRLDENARAMPIAAAALDTVGQRWPHTKLHADLWMTSGGIAKEQNRMGDALAAFQRAHNLFRDLGEARSQTIALLMLATLYQDGSDQQTALRYFREAIEALHDKDRNLLVSIRNNVGNTYDALKRYDDAAREYGEALKIARLMHSPAVMAPVMTNVARINIAQGKLAAADRMLAEAFAVARAGHVSERSILVVSARLALVRHDPHRAAALLDRVFAGVDVATTPSALGEAHRVATEAYRQVGRLDDALAHLAALKRIDDKAAQLATDTGNALMAARFDSSNKALQIAKLRADEAQRRAELARTRSFLLGGALFVVIAGAGLLGFGLVQIRRSRNQVRAANVDLEASNLALARALKAKSDFLATTSHEFRTPLNGILGMTQVLLADTDLPERALGRLAILQDAGKAMQTLVEDVLDIAMLDTGKVRLANAPFDLRALLGTLADHWQVEADTKQLAFGRDLASCPGVIEGDAHRIAQVIGHLLSNAVKFTPAGTVSLAVRADGDKIEIAVADTGIGIPADQHALVFEKFHQVDAGTSRRFGGVGVGLTVARNLAAAMDGSIALESAPGRGTIFRFRLPLREAAAPSRGPANGVRLADASLLLVEPNRLAQSVTVHGLKPLAAMVEAVADLAAAHARLARGGVHHLIVQAESATRAPDPQEALRALAAAAARAGATTTILFAPADFAEVALQATGAARLLAKPVAIPALAAALAPDVAAPERAVRAA, encoded by the coding sequence TTGGGCCTGCACGCCCTCTATAATGTGCAGATGGTTTGGCGCGCGATCCGGATGGTCCTGCTCGCCGTGGGATTGATGCTCGCTCCCGCGGCGCTGGCGCGCGCCCCGGATACACCCGCCACCCTGATCGCCGCGGCCAAGCAGGATATGATGGTCAATCCGCGCGCCGCGTTGCGCGATGCCGACGGCGCCCGGCGACTACTCGCGGGCAGTAGCGGCGATGCAGCCGACCTTAGTCGTGCGACTGCCGATTGGCTGCGCGCCGAAGCGCTGTCGCGGCTCGACGAGAATGCCCGGGCCATGCCGATCGCGGCAGCCGCGCTCGACACCGTGGGCCAGCGCTGGCCGCATACCAAACTGCATGCCGATCTGTGGATGACCAGTGGCGGCATCGCCAAGGAGCAGAACCGGATGGGCGACGCGCTCGCCGCGTTCCAGCGTGCGCACAACCTCTTCCGCGACCTCGGCGAGGCGCGCAGCCAGACGATCGCGCTGCTGATGCTCGCCACGCTCTATCAGGACGGCAGCGACCAGCAGACGGCGCTGCGCTATTTCCGCGAGGCGATCGAAGCGCTGCACGACAAGGACCGCAATCTGCTGGTCTCGATCCGCAACAATGTCGGCAACACCTATGATGCGCTAAAACGCTATGACGATGCGGCGCGCGAATATGGCGAGGCGCTGAAGATCGCGCGCCTGATGCATTCGCCAGCCGTGATGGCGCCGGTGATGACCAACGTCGCGCGTATCAACATCGCGCAGGGCAAGCTCGCCGCCGCCGACCGCATGCTGGCCGAAGCCTTCGCCGTCGCGCGCGCCGGCCATGTAAGCGAGCGTTCGATACTCGTCGTCTCCGCCCGTCTGGCACTCGTGCGCCACGATCCGCACCGCGCCGCGGCTTTGCTCGACCGCGTATTCGCCGGCGTGGACGTCGCGACCACCCCGTCCGCGCTGGGCGAGGCGCATCGCGTCGCAACCGAAGCCTATCGGCAAGTCGGCCGCCTTGACGACGCACTCGCGCATCTCGCCGCGCTGAAGCGGATTGATGACAAGGCCGCGCAGCTCGCCACCGACACCGGCAACGCGCTGATGGCGGCGCGCTTCGATTCATCCAACAAGGCGCTTCAGATCGCCAAGCTGCGTGCCGACGAGGCGCAGCGCCGCGCCGAGCTTGCGCGCACCCGGTCCTTCCTGCTGGGAGGCGCCCTGTTCGTGGTAATTGCAGGCGCCGGGCTGCTTGGCTTCGGCCTTGTCCAGATCCGCCGCAGCCGCAATCAGGTCCGCGCCGCCAATGTGGATCTGGAAGCGTCCAACCTCGCGCTCGCCCGCGCGCTCAAGGCCAAATCCGATTTCCTCGCGACCACCAGCCACGAATTCCGCACCCCGCTGAACGGTATCCTCGGCATGACCCAGGTGCTGCTCGCCGATACCGACCTGCCCGAGCGCGCGCTCGGCCGCCTCGCGATCCTCCAGGATGCGGGCAAGGCGATGCAGACCCTGGTCGAGGACGTGCTCGACATCGCGATGCTCGATACCGGCAAGGTCCGCCTCGCCAACGCGCCGTTCGACTTGCGCGCGCTGCTGGGAACGCTCGCCGATCACTGGCAAGTCGAAGCCGATACGAAGCAGCTCGCCTTCGGGCGCGACCTCGCTTCATGCCCGGGCGTGATCGAAGGCGACGCCCACCGCATCGCGCAGGTCATCGGGCATCTGCTATCCAACGCCGTCAAGTTCACGCCCGCGGGCACCGTCTCGCTCGCCGTGCGGGCCGATGGCGACAAGATCGAGATCGCCGTTGCCGATACCGGGATCGGCATTCCGGCGGATCAGCACGCGCTGGTGTTCGAGAAATTCCATCAGGTCGATGCCGGCACTTCGCGGCGGTTCGGCGGAGTCGGCGTCGGCCTCACGGTCGCGCGCAACCTTGCCGCAGCTATGGACGGATCGATCGCACTCGAAAGCGCGCCGGGACGCGGCACGATCTTCCGTTTCCGCCTGCCGCTTCGCGAAGCCGCCGCGCCTTCGCGCGGGCCGGCAAACGGTGTCCGCCTCGCCGACGCGTCGCTGTTGCTGGTCGAGCCCAATCGCCTCGCACAGAGCGTCACGGTGCATGGCCTCAAGCCGCTTGCCGCGATGGTCGAGGCCGTTGCCGACCTCGCTGCCGCGCACGCGCGGCTTGCGCGAGGCGGCGTCCACCATCTCATCGTCCAGGCCGAATCCGCCACGCGGGCGCCCGATCCGCAGGAAGCGCTGCGAGCCCTTGCCGCCGCCGCCGCCCGCGCCGGCGCCACCACGACGATCCTGTTCGCCCCCGCCGACTTCGCCGAAGTCGCGTTGCAGGCCACCGGCGCCGCGCGGCTGCTTGCCAAGCCCGTCGCCATCCCCGCGCTCGCTGCCGCATTGGCGCCCGATGTCGCCGCGCCCGAACGAGCAGTGCGCGCCGCATAG
- the radA gene encoding DNA repair protein RadA, producing MAKPKKRYVCQACGSVSSQWAGQCADCGDWNTLIEDGGGVVTPFQAKHNLQSGGRAIQLVGLDTDIALPERMETGIAELDRALGGGFVHASATLIGGDPGIGKSTLLLQAAAKIALRGLSVAYVSGEEAADQVRLRARRLGLGNAPVQLAAATSVRDILTTLGEGPAPALLVIDSIQTMHSDLIEGAPGTVSQVRASSQELIRFAKERGTALVLVGHVTKDGSIAGPRVLEHMVDTVLAFEGERSHQYRILRAVKNRFGGTDEIGVFAMQTEGLSEVGNPSSLFLTQRDESVTGTIVFPALEGTRPVLVEVQALTVRLASGATPRRAVVGWDSGRLAMVLAVLEARCGLSFSSCEVYLNVSGGYRVQDPAADLAVAAALVSALAERPLAADAVAFGEIALSGEVRPVAHGALRCREAAKLGFGRALAPAAQADTGGLQLAGFKNLAAFVDHLLGR from the coding sequence ATGGCGAAGCCGAAGAAGCGATATGTGTGTCAGGCCTGTGGTTCGGTATCCTCGCAATGGGCGGGGCAATGCGCCGATTGCGGCGACTGGAACACGCTGATCGAGGATGGCGGCGGGGTGGTGACGCCCTTCCAGGCCAAGCATAATCTCCAGTCGGGCGGGCGGGCGATCCAGCTGGTCGGGCTCGATACCGACATCGCGCTGCCCGAGCGGATGGAGACCGGGATCGCCGAGCTCGATCGGGCGCTCGGCGGCGGTTTCGTCCATGCCTCGGCAACGCTGATCGGCGGCGATCCGGGGATCGGAAAATCGACCCTGCTGCTCCAGGCGGCCGCCAAGATCGCGCTGCGCGGACTGAGCGTGGCCTATGTCTCGGGCGAGGAAGCGGCGGACCAGGTGCGGCTGCGCGCGCGTCGGCTGGGGCTGGGCAATGCGCCGGTGCAGCTGGCCGCGGCGACATCGGTGCGCGACATATTGACGACGCTTGGCGAGGGGCCGGCGCCGGCGCTGCTGGTGATCGATTCGATCCAGACGATGCATTCGGACCTGATCGAAGGCGCGCCGGGGACGGTGAGCCAGGTGCGCGCGAGTTCGCAGGAACTGATCCGCTTCGCCAAGGAGCGCGGTACGGCGCTGGTGCTGGTCGGCCACGTGACCAAGGACGGCAGCATCGCGGGGCCGCGCGTGCTCGAGCACATGGTCGATACCGTGCTGGCGTTCGAGGGCGAGCGCAGCCATCAATATCGTATCCTGCGCGCAGTGAAGAACCGCTTCGGCGGGACCGACGAGATCGGCGTGTTCGCGATGCAGACCGAAGGGCTGAGTGAAGTCGGCAATCCTTCGTCGCTGTTCCTCACCCAGCGCGACGAGAGCGTGACCGGCACGATCGTGTTCCCGGCGCTGGAAGGGACACGGCCGGTGCTGGTCGAAGTGCAGGCGCTGACCGTGCGGCTGGCGAGCGGGGCGACGCCGCGGCGCGCGGTGGTCGGCTGGGATTCGGGGCGGCTGGCGATGGTGCTGGCGGTGCTGGAGGCGCGCTGCGGGCTCAGCTTCTCGTCGTGCGAAGTCTATCTCAATGTCTCGGGCGGCTATCGCGTGCAGGATCCCGCGGCCGATCTCGCGGTGGCGGCGGCGCTGGTCTCGGCGCTGGCCGAGCGGCCGCTGGCGGCGGATGCCGTGGCGTTCGGCGAGATCGCGCTGTCGGGCGAGGTGCGTCCAGTCGCGCATGGCGCGCTGCGCTGTCGCGAGGCGGCCAAGCTCGGGTTCGGGCGCGCTCTGGCGCCGGCGGCGCAGGCCGATACCGGCGGGCTGCAACTCGCCGGGTTCAAGAACCTTGCGGCGTTCGTGGACCATCTGCTCGGGCGGTGA
- a CDS encoding EAL domain-containing protein gives MTIGGELSGIAGPSSFRDLFAAGCAVVEDGVVARALQAVREHLGLQVAYVSEFVGNQSIFRVVDAPGLEALAKPGDCYSLDDVYCRHILAGRLPELIPDTAAEPIAMALPMTAAVPIGAHVSVPLRLSNGDVYGMFCCLGPQADPSLNARDLGMMKAFAEIAVFEIERDMVATAEARARQARIEQVLAQDDLNIVYQPIWSLSRNTPAGYEALARFTAEPLRAPDMWFAEAAQAGLGVELEILAIRRALPGLVAFPHDAYLSVNASPATVLSGRLADVFAGHPIHRIVLEITEHDAITDIAALLEMLKPLRALGLRLAVDDAGAGYAGLQQILQMRPDLIKLDRFLIRDIQNDPGRRALAAALGAFARETAAHLVAEGVETEAELAMLRALGVDLIQGYLLGRPQPLTALDLTGLCTARA, from the coding sequence ATGACGATAGGCGGCGAACTGTCCGGGATTGCGGGCCCTTCCAGCTTCCGCGACCTGTTCGCGGCGGGCTGCGCGGTTGTCGAGGATGGCGTGGTCGCCCGCGCGCTTCAGGCAGTGCGCGAGCATCTCGGCCTCCAGGTCGCCTATGTCTCCGAATTCGTCGGCAACCAGTCGATCTTCCGCGTCGTCGATGCGCCGGGGCTGGAGGCGCTTGCCAAGCCCGGCGACTGCTATTCGCTCGATGACGTCTATTGCCGTCACATTCTGGCGGGCCGGCTGCCCGAGTTGATCCCCGACACCGCCGCGGAGCCGATCGCCATGGCGCTGCCGATGACCGCCGCGGTGCCGATCGGCGCGCATGTAAGCGTGCCGCTGCGCCTGTCGAACGGCGATGTCTATGGCATGTTCTGCTGCCTTGGACCTCAGGCCGATCCCAGCCTCAATGCCCGCGACCTCGGCATGATGAAGGCGTTCGCCGAGATCGCGGTGTTCGAGATCGAGCGCGACATGGTCGCCACTGCCGAGGCGCGCGCACGTCAGGCCCGGATCGAGCAGGTGCTCGCCCAGGACGATCTCAACATCGTCTACCAGCCGATCTGGAGCCTCAGCCGCAACACACCCGCCGGCTATGAAGCGCTCGCCCGATTCACCGCCGAGCCGCTCCGCGCGCCCGATATGTGGTTTGCCGAAGCCGCGCAGGCCGGCCTGGGCGTCGAGCTGGAAATCCTGGCGATCCGCCGCGCGCTGCCCGGCCTCGTCGCGTTTCCGCACGATGCCTATCTTTCCGTCAACGCCAGCCCTGCAACGGTGCTCAGCGGCCGGCTGGCCGATGTGTTCGCCGGCCATCCGATCCACCGTATCGTCCTCGAGATCACCGAGCATGATGCCATCACCGACATCGCGGCACTGCTCGAAATGCTCAAGCCGCTGCGCGCGCTTGGCCTGCGCCTTGCGGTCGACGATGCGGGCGCGGGCTATGCCGGGCTCCAGCAGATCCTCCAGATGCGGCCCGACCTGATCAAGCTCGACCGTTTCCTGATCCGCGACATCCAGAACGATCCCGGCCGCCGCGCGCTCGCCGCGGCGCTGGGCGCCTTCGCTCGCGAGACCGCCGCGCACCTCGTCGCCGAAGGTGTCGAGACCGAAGCCGAGCTGGCAATGCTCCGTGCGCTCGGCGTCGATCTCATCCAGGGCTATCTGCTCGGCCGCCCCCAGCCCCTCACGGCGCTGGACCTGACCGGGCTGTGCACCGCGCGTGCCTAG